A genomic segment from Pseudomonas mendocina encodes:
- the pdxR gene encoding MocR-like pyridoxine biosynthesis transcription factor PdxR, translated as MFKHAQLESVKAWIDDPAHGAQPLHLRVQRAIRQLILDGVLDAGKSLPASRALAKSLAVSRDTVEAAYSQLHAEGFIERRVGSGSFVSERTQRLPGRGKARARAPQSATPRLSQRGNALFHNGGVRDFLMPRPFAPGVPETRSFPLPTWERLQRQVLKEQGHRALLHSPPQGMEALRRAIADYINLERGANATAERVLILTSSQQALTLCATVLLDAGERILIEDPAYHGARKAFEAAGLHCMPVPLDEHGMQVERLNQAGESARAVFLTPSHQFPTGATLALDRRLAIIEWAQRQQGWIIEDDYDSEFHYDGKPKACVQGLDPYERTIYIGTFTKSLFPGLRIGYMVLPQALVAPMTVARTLLDGHSAPIPQLTLARFIEGGHFGAHIRTMRAVYAERRDVLARLVREHLSDFVQPRVPSGGMQMPCVFIRDIDEDELVAAARQAGIDLLGLSALHATEQRTAGILMGFAAHAPHELEPAVKKLAGLLRARQ; from the coding sequence TTGTTCAAGCATGCCCAACTCGAATCCGTCAAAGCCTGGATCGACGACCCGGCCCATGGCGCCCAGCCCCTGCATCTGCGCGTGCAGCGGGCGATTCGCCAGTTGATCCTCGATGGCGTGCTCGACGCGGGCAAATCCCTGCCGGCCTCACGCGCCCTGGCCAAGTCCCTGGCGGTATCGCGCGATACGGTGGAGGCGGCCTACAGCCAACTGCATGCCGAGGGCTTCATCGAGCGCCGCGTCGGCAGCGGCAGTTTCGTCTCCGAGCGCACGCAGCGCCTGCCGGGGCGCGGCAAGGCCCGGGCACGCGCGCCGCAGTCGGCGACGCCGCGTCTGAGCCAGCGCGGCAACGCCCTGTTCCACAACGGCGGCGTGCGGGATTTCCTCATGCCGCGCCCCTTCGCCCCCGGCGTACCGGAAACCCGCAGTTTTCCGCTGCCGACCTGGGAGCGCCTGCAACGCCAGGTGCTCAAGGAACAGGGCCATCGCGCCCTGCTGCACAGCCCGCCACAGGGCATGGAGGCGCTACGCCGCGCCATCGCCGACTACATCAACCTCGAACGCGGTGCCAACGCCACGGCGGAACGGGTGCTGATCCTCACCAGCTCGCAACAGGCACTGACCCTGTGCGCCACGGTGCTGCTCGATGCCGGCGAGCGCATCCTCATCGAAGACCCGGCCTACCACGGCGCACGCAAGGCCTTCGAGGCCGCCGGCCTGCATTGCATGCCCGTGCCGCTGGATGAACATGGCATGCAGGTGGAGCGCCTGAATCAGGCGGGCGAATCCGCCAGAGCCGTGTTCCTCACTCCGTCGCACCAGTTTCCGACGGGCGCGACGCTGGCGCTGGATCGCCGCCTGGCCATCATCGAGTGGGCGCAGCGCCAGCAGGGCTGGATCATCGAGGACGACTACGACAGCGAATTCCACTACGACGGCAAACCCAAGGCCTGCGTGCAGGGGCTCGACCCCTACGAACGCACGATCTACATCGGCACCTTCACCAAGTCCCTGTTTCCCGGCCTGCGCATCGGCTACATGGTGCTGCCGCAGGCGCTGGTCGCGCCGATGACCGTGGCCCGCACCCTGCTCGACGGGCACAGCGCGCCGATCCCGCAACTCACCCTGGCGCGCTTCATCGAGGGTGGCCATTTCGGCGCGCATATCCGCACCATGCGCGCCGTCTACGCCGAACGCCGCGACGTGTTGGCGCGACTGGTGCGCGAGCATCTGAGCGACTTCGTGCAGCCACGGGTGCCGAGCGGCGGCATGCAGATGCCCTGCGTGTTCATCCGCGACATCGACGAAGACGAGCTGGTGGCTGCCGCCAGACAGGCCGGCATCGACCTGCTGGGGCTGAGCGCTCTGCACGCCACCGAGCAGCGCACCGCCGGCATCCTGATGGGCTTCGCCGCGCACGCCCCGCACGAACTGGAGCCTGCGGTGAAAAAGCTGGCCGGCCTGCTGCGCGCCAGGCAATAA
- the fadD1 gene encoding long-chain-fatty-acid--CoA ligase FadD1 yields MTENFWKDKYPVGVAAEINPDQYPNILAVLKESCQRFADKPAFSNLGKTLTYGEIYKLSGDFAAYLQKHTDLKPGDRIAVQLPNVLQYPVVVFGAMRAGLVVVNTNPLYTAREMEHQFNDSGAKALICLANMAHLAEQVVPKTGVKTVIVTEVGDMLPTFKRLLVNFVIKHVKKMVPAYNLPHAVKLNDALAKGRGQSFSEANPSNADIAVLQYTGGTTGVAKGAMLTHRNLVANMLQVKELMGANLNEGCEVLIAPLPLYHIYAFTFHCMAMMLIGGHNILLTNPRDLPSVIKDLAKYRFTGFVGLNTLFVALCNNEDFRKLDFSSLKLTVSGGMALQLATAERWKDVTGCAICEGFGMTETSPVATVNPFSAIQLGTIGIPVPSTLCRIINDDGQELAIGEIGELCVKGPQVMKGYWQRQEATDEILDADGWLKTGDIGLIQEDGYLRIVDRKKDMILVSGFNVYPNELEDVLATLPGVLQCAAIGVPDEKSGEAIKVFVVVKPGESVTKEQVMEHMRANLTGYKVPKAVEFRDVLPTTNVGKILRRELRDEELKKLGKK; encoded by the coding sequence ATGACCGAAAACTTCTGGAAGGACAAGTATCCCGTTGGGGTTGCTGCCGAAATCAATCCCGACCAGTACCCGAACATCCTCGCGGTATTGAAAGAGTCCTGCCAACGCTTCGCCGACAAGCCTGCTTTCAGCAACCTGGGCAAGACCCTGACCTACGGCGAGATCTACAAGCTCTCCGGTGACTTCGCCGCCTACCTGCAGAAGCACACCGATCTCAAGCCCGGCGACCGCATCGCCGTGCAGTTGCCCAACGTCCTGCAGTATCCCGTCGTGGTCTTCGGTGCCATGCGCGCCGGCCTAGTGGTGGTCAACACCAACCCGCTGTACACCGCACGGGAAATGGAGCACCAGTTCAACGACTCCGGCGCCAAGGCGCTGATCTGCCTGGCCAACATGGCCCACCTGGCCGAGCAGGTCGTGCCCAAGACCGGGGTGAAGACGGTGATCGTCACCGAAGTCGGCGACATGCTGCCGACCTTCAAGCGTCTGCTGGTCAACTTCGTGATCAAGCACGTGAAGAAGATGGTGCCGGCCTACAACCTGCCGCACGCCGTCAAACTCAACGACGCCCTGGCCAAGGGCCGCGGCCAGAGCTTCAGCGAAGCCAACCCGAGCAACGCCGATATCGCCGTGCTGCAGTACACCGGTGGCACCACCGGCGTGGCCAAGGGCGCGATGCTTACCCATCGCAACCTCGTGGCCAACATGCTGCAGGTCAAGGAGCTGATGGGCGCCAACCTCAATGAAGGTTGCGAGGTGCTGATCGCGCCGCTGCCGCTCTATCACATCTACGCCTTCACCTTTCACTGCATGGCGATGATGCTGATCGGCGGCCACAACATTCTGCTGACCAACCCGCGCGACCTGCCGTCGGTGATCAAGGACCTGGCCAAGTACCGCTTCACCGGCTTCGTCGGCCTCAATACCCTGTTCGTTGCCCTGTGCAACAACGAGGACTTCCGCAAGCTGGACTTCTCCAGCCTGAAACTCACCGTCTCCGGCGGCATGGCCCTGCAGCTGGCCACGGCCGAGCGCTGGAAGGACGTCACCGGTTGCGCCATCTGCGAAGGCTTCGGCATGACCGAGACCAGCCCGGTGGCCACGGTCAACCCGTTCAGCGCCATCCAGCTCGGCACCATCGGCATTCCGGTGCCATCGACCCTGTGCCGCATCATCAATGACGACGGCCAGGAGCTGGCCATCGGCGAAATCGGCGAGCTGTGCGTGAAAGGCCCGCAGGTGATGAAGGGCTACTGGCAGCGCCAGGAAGCCACCGATGAAATCCTCGATGCCGATGGCTGGCTGAAGACCGGCGATATCGGCCTGATCCAGGAAGACGGCTACCTGCGCATCGTCGACCGCAAGAAGGACATGATTCTGGTGTCCGGCTTCAACGTCTACCCGAACGAGCTGGAAGACGTGCTGGCGACCCTGCCGGGCGTGCTGCAGTGCGCTGCCATCGGTGTGCCGGACGAGAAATCCGGCGAGGCGATCAAGGTGTTCGTGGTGGTCAAGCCGGGCGAGAGCGTGACCAAGGAGCAGGTGATGGAGCACATGCGCGCCAACCTCACCGGCTACAAGGTGCCCAAGGCTGTCGAGTTCCGCGACGTGCTGCCGACCACCAACGTCGGCAAGATCCTGCGCCGCGAACTGCGTGACGAAGAGCTGAAGAAACTGGGCAAGAAGTGA
- a CDS encoding aspartate aminotransferase family protein, with amino-acid sequence MSTAHSHLMRAYARQPLSFVRGSGALLWDEQGVEYLDAIAGVAVTSLGHAHPEITAVIAEQAGMLLHTSNVFRIDWQERLGERLCALTGMQRAFFCNSGAEANEAALKLARLHGQRKGVARPTVLVMDNGFHGRTIGTLSASGNPAKQAGFEPLLDGFVRVPYDDIEAVRQAAEQHPDIVAVLLEPVQGEGGIRVASIAYLRELRALCDRHGWLLMLDEIQAGMGRTGAWFGHQHAGITADVMTLAKALGNGLPIGACVARGEAADLFSPGLHGSTFGGNPLACRVACSVLDIMQRDELPMRAAVLGERLLGRLQQALGDHPEVIAIRGRGLMVGIELSRPCKELVGRALSEQRLLITVTRDSTIRLLPALICSEAQIDDIAQRITQLLKPAN; translated from the coding sequence ATGTCCACCGCTCATTCCCATCTGATGCGTGCCTATGCCCGCCAACCGCTGTCCTTCGTTCGTGGCAGCGGTGCGCTGCTGTGGGACGAGCAAGGCGTGGAGTACCTCGATGCCATCGCCGGCGTGGCGGTCACCAGCCTCGGCCATGCGCACCCGGAGATCACTGCGGTCATCGCCGAGCAGGCCGGGATGCTGCTGCACACCTCCAACGTCTTTCGCATCGACTGGCAGGAGCGTCTGGGCGAGCGCCTCTGCGCGCTCACCGGGATGCAGCGGGCGTTCTTCTGCAACTCGGGCGCCGAGGCCAACGAGGCGGCCCTCAAGCTGGCGCGCCTGCATGGCCAACGCAAGGGCGTCGCCAGGCCCACCGTGCTGGTGATGGATAACGGCTTCCATGGGCGCACCATCGGCACGCTGTCCGCCTCGGGCAACCCGGCGAAGCAGGCCGGCTTCGAGCCCTTGCTCGATGGCTTCGTGCGCGTGCCCTACGACGATATCGAGGCCGTGCGCCAGGCCGCCGAACAGCACCCGGACATCGTCGCGGTGCTGCTCGAGCCGGTGCAGGGCGAGGGCGGCATCCGCGTCGCCAGCATCGCCTACCTGCGCGAACTGCGGGCCCTGTGCGACCGGCATGGCTGGCTGCTGATGCTCGACGAGATCCAGGCCGGCATGGGCCGTACCGGCGCCTGGTTCGGCCACCAGCATGCGGGCATCACGGCCGACGTGATGACCCTGGCCAAGGCCCTGGGCAATGGCCTGCCCATCGGCGCCTGCGTGGCGCGCGGTGAGGCCGCCGACCTGTTCTCTCCGGGGTTGCACGGCTCCACCTTCGGCGGCAACCCGCTGGCCTGTCGGGTGGCCTGCAGCGTGCTCGACATCATGCAGCGCGACGAACTGCCAATGCGCGCCGCCGTGCTCGGCGAGCGTCTGCTCGGGCGTTTGCAGCAGGCGCTGGGCGATCACCCCGAGGTCATCGCCATTCGTGGCCGGGGCCTGATGGTCGGCATCGAGTTGAGCCGCCCCTGCAAGGAACTGGTGGGGCGTGCACTGAGCGAACAACGCCTGCTGATCACCGTGACCCGTGACAGCACCATCCGCCTGCTGCCGGCGCTGATCTGCAGCGAAGCGCAGATCGACGACATCGCCCAGCGCATTACCCAGCTACTGAAACCTGCGAACTGA
- a CDS encoding YggS family pyridoxal phosphate-dependent enzyme, producing the protein MPADHSTATRHDHHGRYPEAASVEDFRHNLAEVQRRIEAACQRVGRDPASVRLLPVSKTKPEASLRLAYAAGCRMLGENKVQEAHGKWLSMQDLGDLQWSVIGHLQTNKAKLVARFATEFQALDSLRLAEALDRRLQVEGRALDVFVQVNTSGEASKYGLAPEDVAAFVQALPAFSALRVRGLMTLALFSSEAERVRQCFVRLRELRDRLRQDAPSGVEPEALSMGMSGDFEIAIEEGATVVRVGQAIFGARSLPDSHYWPGAVPAE; encoded by the coding sequence ATGCCGGCCGATCATTCCACCGCCACCCGTCACGACCACCACGGGCGTTATCCCGAGGCCGCCTCGGTGGAGGATTTTCGCCACAACCTGGCCGAGGTGCAGCGCCGCATCGAGGCGGCCTGCCAGCGCGTCGGCCGTGACCCGGCCTCGGTGCGCCTGCTGCCGGTGAGCAAGACCAAGCCCGAGGCCAGCCTGCGTCTGGCCTATGCCGCCGGCTGCCGGATGCTCGGCGAAAACAAGGTGCAGGAAGCCCATGGCAAGTGGCTGTCCATGCAGGACCTGGGCGACCTGCAGTGGTCGGTGATCGGCCACCTGCAGACCAACAAGGCCAAGCTGGTAGCGCGTTTCGCCACGGAATTCCAGGCCCTGGACAGCCTGCGCCTGGCCGAGGCGCTGGATCGCCGCCTGCAGGTCGAAGGCCGTGCGCTGGACGTGTTCGTGCAGGTCAATACCTCCGGCGAGGCCAGCAAGTACGGCCTCGCACCCGAGGATGTGGCGGCGTTCGTCCAGGCACTGCCGGCGTTCTCCGCACTGCGGGTGCGCGGGCTGATGACCCTGGCGCTGTTCTCCAGCGAGGCTGAGCGGGTGCGCCAGTGCTTCGTGCGCCTGCGTGAGCTGCGTGACCGACTGCGCCAGGACGCGCCGTCTGGCGTCGAGCCGGAGGCGCTGTCGATGGGCATGTCCGGGGATTTCGAGATCGCCATCGAAGAGGGCGCCACGGTGGTGCGCGTCGGCCAGGCGATCTTCGGTGCGCGGTCATTGCCGGATAGCCACTACTGGCCGGGCGCCGTGCCCGCTGAATAA
- a CDS encoding benzoate/H(+) symporter BenE family transporter has product MSAHSSFSSLRPGDLTHPIVAGLISVIVNYGGTFILVFQAARVAGLSPELTASWVWSVSIGVGVTGIVLSWMARAPIITAWSTPAAAFLVTALATTPYAEAVGAYLISAAAFVLLGLSGWFERVIRLIPNGVAAGLLAGILLQFGIGAFASVSLDPLLAGVLIVSYLAFKRLSARYAVVGILLLGLAFLLLQTRVDLSSVSLALAAPVFTAPAFSLNALLSVALPLFLITLTGQYMPGMLVLRNDGFSTSANPIVTLTGLGSLLMAPFGSHAFNLAAITAAICTGREAHEDPSKRWIAGIAAGALYILVGIFGVTLAAVFMAFPATFIATLAGLALLGTIGGSLASAMADARTREASLITFLAAAANINLLGIGGAFWGLVIGLLAYAVLNGRWSPRPAQAGAAELPVNKGVN; this is encoded by the coding sequence ATGTCCGCGCATTCCTCGTTCTCCTCCCTCCGTCCGGGCGACCTCACCCACCCCATCGTGGCGGGGCTGATCTCGGTCATCGTCAACTATGGCGGCACCTTCATCCTGGTGTTCCAGGCGGCCAGGGTGGCCGGGCTCAGCCCGGAGCTGACGGCCTCCTGGGTGTGGTCGGTGTCCATTGGCGTGGGGGTGACCGGTATCGTCCTGAGCTGGATGGCGCGCGCGCCGATCATCACTGCCTGGTCGACGCCGGCGGCGGCATTTCTGGTGACGGCACTGGCCACCACGCCCTATGCCGAGGCCGTCGGCGCGTACCTGATCTCGGCGGCGGCCTTCGTCCTGCTGGGGTTGTCCGGCTGGTTCGAGCGGGTCATCCGCCTGATTCCGAACGGGGTGGCGGCCGGGTTGCTGGCGGGCATCCTGTTGCAGTTCGGCATCGGCGCCTTCGCCAGCGTCAGCCTCGACCCGCTGCTGGCCGGGGTGCTGATCGTCAGCTACCTGGCGTTCAAGCGCTTGAGTGCACGCTATGCGGTGGTCGGCATCCTGCTGCTGGGCCTGGCCTTCCTGCTGCTGCAGACGCGGGTCGACCTCTCCAGCGTCAGCCTGGCACTGGCGGCGCCGGTGTTCACCGCGCCTGCGTTTTCCCTCAATGCACTGCTGAGCGTGGCGCTGCCGCTGTTCCTGATCACCCTGACCGGGCAGTACATGCCCGGCATGCTGGTGTTGCGCAACGATGGCTTCAGCACCAGCGCCAACCCCATCGTCACCCTGACCGGGCTTGGCTCGCTGCTGATGGCGCCGTTCGGCTCGCATGCCTTCAACCTCGCCGCCATCACCGCTGCCATCTGCACCGGGCGCGAGGCCCACGAAGACCCCTCCAAGCGCTGGATCGCCGGGATCGCCGCCGGGGCGCTGTACATCCTGGTGGGCATCTTCGGCGTCACCCTGGCGGCAGTGTTCATGGCCTTTCCGGCGACCTTCATCGCTACGCTGGCCGGCCTGGCGTTGCTCGGCACCATTGGCGGCAGCCTGGCCAGCGCCATGGCCGATGCACGAACCCGCGAGGCCTCGCTGATCACCTTCCTGGCGGCGGCTGCCAATATCAACCTGCTGGGCATCGGTGGTGCGTTCTGGGGGCTGGTGATCGGGTTGCTGGCCTATGCCGTGCTCAATGGGCGCTGGTCGCCACGCCCGGCGCAGGCCGGCGCGGCGGAACTGCCGGTGAACAAGGGGGTGAACTGA